From Trueperella pecoris, a single genomic window includes:
- a CDS encoding heavy metal translocating P-type ATPase, with amino-acid sequence MPGPSRSPAAEVDLAVGGMTCASCVARVEKKLNKLDGVRAVVNLATERAHIELDPSAASLSNAELIAVVVKAGYDASLIRRHDDVGPVNVPSAGSRSGAGSRPGGEYDVGSGSVPESGEFSGAAPVATSDSHTADEAERSQAAQDAADAAAKARVADLWRRFKVSAVLSVPVIGLSMFPALQFAGWQWLIAVLSLVIAVWCGWPFHRAAFRAARYGASTMDTLVSLGVIASMGWSLWALVFGGAGGMDYTMHMTGIHGLGHAASPHIYFESAAMIVTFLLVGRWLEARSRHHAGDALRALLELGASEALLVSRADTTLCASTPASPAGPSDGRPVTLSDADPITPEATMRMIPASDLRVGDIFRVRPGEKVAADGVVVSGTSSIDASLVTGESVPVDVGPGDPVTGATLNVHGSLDIRATRVGEETTLAQMGRLLAEAQTGKAPVQRIADRISAVFVPGVIAIALATFAIRLAIGNPLQMALASAITVLVVACPCALGLATPTALLVGSGRLSRLGALIRGPEVLESAHRVDTIMLDKTGTLTTGIMSVNAVEPAPDSGLDAPMLLALAAGLEGHSEHPVAQAIVRAARDEGITPAVVSEFENHSGHGVSGRVDSSALATSGRAAGDIGSGDIGSGSSSSTLIAAGRLDWLANRLRSDANHLRSGVGTIRARVGALEETGATVVVIAVNDAVAGLIAVRDTVRPEAAATIAALRAGGLTAVVVTGDNAGAAATVADELGIEDVRAGVLPDQKLQILRDLQGAGRRVAMVGDGVNDAAVLAGADLSIAMGSGTDVAKAAADITIVNSDIRAIPASLHVSGRTLTIIKENLAWAFSYNLVAIPLAVFGLIVPGIAAFAMASSSVIVVANSLRLRAA; translated from the coding sequence GTGCCGGGGCCTTCCCGCTCCCCCGCCGCCGAGGTCGACCTGGCGGTCGGAGGGATGACGTGTGCCTCGTGCGTGGCGCGCGTGGAGAAGAAGCTCAACAAGCTCGACGGCGTACGAGCCGTGGTCAACCTCGCCACCGAACGCGCACACATTGAGCTGGACCCGTCGGCGGCCTCGCTTTCCAACGCGGAGCTGATCGCCGTCGTCGTCAAGGCCGGCTATGATGCCTCCTTGATTCGCAGGCACGACGACGTCGGGCCAGTGAACGTCCCCAGCGCGGGCTCTCGCTCTGGCGCGGGCTCTCGCCCCGGCGGGGAATATGACGTAGGTTCGGGCAGCGTGCCGGAAAGCGGCGAGTTCTCGGGCGCGGCACCCGTCGCCACGAGCGACTCACATACGGCCGACGAGGCCGAACGGTCCCAGGCCGCCCAAGATGCAGCCGACGCAGCCGCCAAGGCTCGCGTTGCGGACCTGTGGCGCAGGTTCAAGGTCTCGGCGGTGCTGTCGGTGCCGGTGATTGGGCTGTCGATGTTCCCGGCGCTCCAATTCGCAGGTTGGCAGTGGCTGATCGCCGTTCTCAGCCTCGTCATCGCCGTCTGGTGTGGCTGGCCCTTCCACCGCGCGGCCTTCCGGGCGGCACGCTACGGAGCCTCGACGATGGACACACTCGTGTCACTTGGCGTAATCGCCTCCATGGGATGGTCGTTGTGGGCGCTGGTGTTCGGGGGCGCAGGCGGCATGGACTACACCATGCACATGACCGGCATCCACGGCCTGGGGCATGCGGCCTCTCCTCACATCTACTTCGAATCCGCGGCGATGATCGTGACGTTCTTGCTGGTCGGACGTTGGCTTGAGGCGCGCTCGCGGCATCATGCGGGCGACGCCTTGCGAGCCCTCCTCGAGCTCGGCGCCAGCGAGGCCCTGCTCGTCAGCCGGGCCGACACCACGCTCTGCGCCTCGACGCCGGCCAGCCCCGCGGGCCCCTCGGATGGCCGCCCCGTCACGCTGTCGGATGCCGACCCCATCACCCCCGAGGCCACGATGCGAATGATCCCCGCCTCCGACCTTCGCGTCGGAGACATCTTCCGCGTACGCCCGGGCGAAAAGGTGGCGGCTGACGGCGTCGTCGTATCGGGGACGTCTTCCATCGACGCCTCGCTCGTGACAGGCGAATCCGTCCCCGTCGACGTCGGGCCCGGAGACCCCGTGACCGGCGCAACGCTCAACGTCCACGGCTCCCTCGATATCCGCGCCACGCGGGTGGGCGAGGAGACGACGCTGGCGCAGATGGGCCGCCTGCTCGCCGAGGCGCAGACCGGAAAAGCCCCCGTCCAACGCATCGCCGACCGCATCTCAGCCGTCTTCGTTCCGGGTGTCATCGCGATCGCACTCGCAACCTTCGCCATCCGCCTCGCCATCGGCAACCCGCTCCAGATGGCCCTGGCCTCTGCCATCACCGTGTTGGTCGTGGCGTGCCCGTGTGCCCTGGGACTGGCCACGCCGACCGCGCTCCTCGTGGGCTCCGGCCGACTCTCCCGGCTTGGCGCGCTCATCCGCGGCCCCGAAGTACTCGAAAGCGCTCACCGCGTGGACACCATCATGCTCGACAAGACCGGCACACTCACCACCGGCATCATGAGCGTCAACGCCGTTGAACCCGCCCCCGATTCTGGCCTGGACGCCCCCATGCTCCTCGCCCTCGCCGCTGGGCTCGAGGGCCATTCCGAACACCCCGTTGCCCAGGCGATCGTGCGCGCGGCCCGCGACGAGGGCATCACGCCGGCCGTCGTCTCCGAGTTCGAAAACCATTCCGGCCATGGGGTTTCTGGGCGCGTCGATTCCTCGGCGCTCGCCACGAGTGGTAGGGCAGCGGGCGACATCGGCTCAGGCGACATCGGCTCGGGAAGCAGCTCCTCAACCCTCATCGCCGCCGGCCGCCTCGACTGGCTCGCCAACCGCCTGCGTTCCGACGCCAACCACCTTCGTTCCGGCGTCGGCACCATCCGCGCGCGCGTCGGCGCGTTGGAGGAAACGGGCGCGACCGTCGTCGTGATCGCTGTCAACGACGCCGTCGCCGGGCTCATCGCCGTCCGCGACACCGTGCGCCCCGAAGCCGCCGCAACGATCGCAGCCTTGCGCGCGGGCGGCCTGACCGCCGTCGTCGTGACGGGTGACAACGCGGGTGCCGCCGCAACGGTCGCCGACGAGCTCGGCATCGAAGACGTACGGGCGGGCGTCTTACCTGACCAGAAGCTTCAGATCCTCCGCGACCTGCAGGGCGCGGGCCGGCGCGTGGCGATGGTGGGCGACGGGGTCAACGACGCAGCCGTGCTGGCGGGCGCCGACCTCTCGATCGCGATGGGCTCGGGGACCGACGTCGCCAAAGCCGCCGCCGACATCACCATCGTGAATTCGGATATCCGGGCCATTCCAGCGTCGTTACACGTGTCCGGCCGTACGCTCACGATCATCAAGGAGAACCTCGCCTGGGCCTTCTCCTACAACCTCGTGGCCATCCCCCTCGCCGTCTTCGGCCTGATCGTGCCGGGCATCGCGGCGTTTGCGATGGCGAGCTCCTCCGTGATCGTCGTGGCGAATTCGCTGCGGCTGCGCGCCGCTTAG
- a CDS encoding lysylphosphatidylglycerol synthase transmembrane domain-containing protein, translated as MNWQQNSDNAGLDQPSTLHEGSAESSAPATPAPTHPAPTPAPNSPTPTPTPAPAPTREVLLIDTRQRWMRNPADMFGAVMGLVGIAVVALVAVYGKTTTVAVTEDVRLVTGGVLETILALPINALEGLMSFFLPFILLGEMVFHRRWRTLVTAVVASAAAVSVSWLVVWMGSKWWPQSLLFDELSGSFQRQSVLAALPYVAMLATLLTVSSSTKGSRIARVGWWLLGIVLVLSILQGNQSLPGALFTILIGVIAGLLTRYIVGGTPERTTGAAFIAMIRKSGIDVVNAVRVDELTADDLLYAFNVTTSAPLGHTNLTSLEPLRKILESSPSDTTGTRSLINEINSLFPHDDERELSGLDVYSFREELRKRYPTTMPSAVSRNYLATDIYGHTYHLMVLDNDRQILSFLDDFWARLTMRTAIRQTRRTLDATAEHMVLVQTRAEQVGVSPPAFVTVARQDASVLVAEQATEDPLLADVDPACISDAQLDALWHEVSLAHRNGISHGNMYAKHIKVTPTGLHVANWQHGSILASETSRQVDMAQTVAMLAGVVGVERAVDSATRNLSDTVVASIAPFLQATILPHATQNVLKKADLQALRDALAAKIPEASNLQTVEFTRFSLKTIATVAVGVIALLILFGSLNFEDLRAAILDANPWWMLVAFLFGLGTYIGAALTLKAFSKEDLPLGQTLLVQVAASVVTLVAPAGIGPAALNLRFLQKKGVQTAPAVATVSVVQLGQFVVTIALLIVLSLFTGDFGNLSLPSGTIQITLALIVTIAALAFGLPKLRRWVLAKIRPTLNQVWPRVVWLFTHPTRILAGAAGSVFMSVAFIACFGFALKSFGYELPLITLAVTYLISNSVGSVVPSPGGIGPVEAALTGGLAIAGIPSSIAFSTAVLYRLFTFWGRVPLGWVALQIAQKRNIV; from the coding sequence GTGAATTGGCAACAGAATTCCGACAATGCCGGTCTAGACCAGCCCTCAACCCTGCACGAGGGCTCAGCCGAGTCGTCCGCACCAGCCACGCCCGCGCCAACCCACCCGGCGCCCACGCCCGCGCCGAATTCCCCAACCCCCACCCCAACCCCAGCCCCCGCCCCCACGCGAGAGGTTCTCCTCATCGACACTCGGCAGCGGTGGATGCGCAACCCGGCGGACATGTTCGGGGCGGTGATGGGCCTGGTGGGGATCGCGGTTGTTGCGCTTGTTGCGGTGTATGGCAAGACCACGACGGTGGCTGTCACCGAGGACGTCCGTTTGGTGACGGGTGGTGTTCTCGAGACGATCCTGGCCCTTCCGATCAACGCACTTGAGGGCCTCATGTCCTTCTTCTTGCCGTTCATTTTGCTGGGCGAGATGGTCTTCCACCGGCGCTGGCGCACGCTCGTGACGGCCGTTGTTGCCTCGGCCGCTGCGGTGTCGGTCTCTTGGCTGGTGGTGTGGATGGGTTCGAAGTGGTGGCCGCAGTCACTCCTGTTTGACGAGCTCTCCGGTTCCTTCCAGCGCCAGTCCGTCTTGGCGGCATTGCCGTATGTGGCGATGCTCGCCACGTTGCTCACGGTCTCGAGCTCGACGAAAGGCTCGCGCATTGCGCGTGTGGGCTGGTGGTTGCTGGGCATCGTTCTCGTCTTGTCGATTCTTCAGGGTAATCAGAGCCTGCCCGGGGCACTGTTCACGATCCTTATTGGCGTCATTGCGGGCCTCCTGACCCGTTACATCGTGGGCGGCACGCCCGAGCGGACGACGGGCGCGGCATTCATCGCGATGATTCGCAAGTCGGGGATCGACGTGGTCAACGCCGTCCGGGTTGACGAGCTCACCGCCGATGACCTCCTCTACGCCTTCAACGTCACTACCTCGGCACCTCTCGGACACACGAATCTGACCAGCCTCGAGCCGCTTCGTAAAATTCTCGAATCCTCCCCCAGCGACACCACGGGCACCCGGAGTTTGATCAACGAGATCAATTCCCTTTTTCCTCACGACGACGAACGCGAGCTTAGCGGCCTCGATGTCTATTCCTTCCGGGAGGAGCTCCGCAAGCGGTATCCGACCACGATGCCGTCGGCCGTCTCGCGCAATTACTTGGCGACCGACATTTACGGTCACACCTATCATCTCATGGTGCTGGACAACGACCGGCAGATCCTGTCCTTCCTTGACGACTTCTGGGCCCGCCTCACCATGCGCACGGCGATTCGCCAGACTCGCCGCACCCTCGATGCCACAGCCGAACACATGGTTCTTGTTCAGACGAGGGCGGAGCAGGTGGGCGTCTCGCCACCCGCTTTCGTCACGGTCGCGCGCCAGGACGCTTCGGTGTTGGTGGCCGAGCAGGCCACCGAGGATCCCCTCCTCGCCGACGTCGACCCGGCCTGTATCTCCGATGCCCAGCTGGACGCCTTGTGGCATGAGGTCAGCTTGGCCCATCGGAATGGAATTTCGCACGGCAACATGTACGCCAAGCACATCAAGGTGACACCCACGGGCTTGCACGTGGCGAATTGGCAACACGGCTCGATTCTCGCTTCGGAGACGTCCCGCCAGGTGGACATGGCCCAGACGGTGGCGATGCTGGCCGGCGTCGTCGGCGTTGAGCGTGCGGTGGATTCGGCGACGCGCAACCTTTCTGACACGGTGGTCGCCTCGATCGCACCATTCCTTCAGGCGACGATCCTTCCTCACGCGACCCAGAATGTGCTGAAGAAGGCCGACCTTCAGGCTCTTCGCGACGCCTTGGCGGCGAAGATCCCCGAGGCCTCTAACCTGCAGACTGTCGAGTTTACTCGCTTTTCGCTCAAGACGATCGCGACGGTAGCTGTCGGCGTCATCGCCCTCCTCATCCTCTTCGGTTCACTCAACTTTGAAGATCTGCGGGCGGCGATCCTTGACGCTAACCCGTGGTGGATGCTCGTGGCCTTCCTGTTTGGCTTGGGCACCTATATCGGCGCGGCCCTCACGCTCAAGGCGTTTTCGAAGGAAGATCTTCCGCTCGGCCAGACGCTGTTGGTGCAGGTGGCGGCCTCGGTGGTCACGCTTGTTGCGCCGGCGGGCATTGGGCCGGCCGCGCTCAACCTGCGTTTCTTGCAGAAGAAGGGTGTCCAGACCGCCCCTGCCGTCGCCACGGTTTCTGTGGTCCAGCTGGGCCAATTCGTGGTCACGATCGCGCTGCTCATTGTGCTGTCCCTCTTCACCGGCGACTTCGGAAACCTTTCCCTGCCCTCTGGCACGATTCAGATCACGTTGGCCTTGATCGTGACGATCGCGGCCCTCGCGTTCGGCCTTCCCAAGTTGCGCCGCTGGGTGTTGGCTAAGATTCGCCCGACCCTCAACCAGGTGTGGCCGCGCGTCGTGTGGCTGTTTACCCACCCGACCCGGATTCTTGCGGGCGCGGCCGGCTCGGTTTTCATGTCCGTTGCCTTTATCGCGTGCTTCGGGTTTGCACTGAAGTCCTTTGGTTATGAGTTGCCGCTCATCACGCTCGCGGTGACGTATCTGATCTCGAATTCGGTCGGCTCGGTGGTTCCGTCGCCGGGTGGTATCGGCCCGGTCGAGGCGGCGCTCACCGGCGGTCTGGCCATCGCCGGCATTCCGTCCTCGATCGCGTTTTCCACCGCGGTGCTCTACCGACTTTTCACCTTCTGGGGGCGCGTCCCGCTGGGCTGGGTTGCCTTGCAGATCGCCCAGAAACGCAACATCGTCTAG
- a CDS encoding heavy-metal-associated domain-containing protein produces MSTITLKIDGMTCNHCASHVTEEITELAGVEGVDVALNPQGTSDVVVTTSATVSDEELRAAVDEAGNYTVVDVIR; encoded by the coding sequence ATGTCCACCATTACGCTGAAGATCGACGGCATGACGTGCAACCACTGCGCTTCTCACGTGACGGAGGAGATCACCGAGCTCGCCGGCGTTGAGGGCGTCGACGTGGCGTTGAACCCGCAGGGCACCTCCGACGTCGTCGTCACCACCTCCGCCACCGTCTCCGACGAGGAGCTGCGCGCTGCGGTTGACGAGGCGGGCAACTACACCGTCGTCGACGTCATCCGATAG